The Clostridioides difficile genome has a segment encoding these proteins:
- a CDS encoding YhbY family RNA-binding protein — protein sequence MLKGKQRAYLRSLANTLKPTTQIGKEGVTESFLEQLEDMLRVRELVKVTILENAGLDAKETANAVCEALRAEFVQAIGFKFTIYKRNIDEPKILFPGHEQAKAKVKNNNVTKKGKPTKRAVR from the coding sequence ATGTTAAAAGGAAAGCAAAGAGCATATTTAAGATCTTTAGCAAATACTTTAAAGCCGACTACACAAATTGGTAAGGAAGGCGTTACAGAAAGCTTTTTAGAGCAATTAGAGGATATGCTAAGAGTTAGAGAATTAGTAAAGGTTACTATACTAGAAAATGCAGGTCTTGATGCCAAAGAAACTGCTAATGCAGTATGTGAAGCTTTAAGAGCAGAGTTTGTTCAAGCTATTGGTTTTAAATTTACTATTTACAAGAGAAATATTGATGAGCCTAAGATACTTTTCCCTGGTCATGAACAGGCAAAAGCTAAGGTTAAAAATAACAATGTTACAAAAAAAGGTAAACCAACTAAAAGAGCAGTTAGATAA
- the obgE gene encoding GTPase ObgE: MFIDKARIFVKAGNGGNGSVAFRKEKYVPAGGPDGGDGGRGASIIFEVDLGLRTLMDFKYQKKYQAQHGGDGSKGKRAGKNGESLILKVPAGTVIRDEATGLVLADLKKEGDTAVVAKGGIGGKGNQHFANAVRQAPAFAKSGTDGEERWITLELKMIADVGLLGFPNVGKSTFLSVVTKAKPKIANYHFTTLTPNLGVVQTKFGDSFVLADIPGIIEGASEGIGLGHEFLRHVERTKVLIHIVDISGLEGRDPIEDFDKINDELKLYNEKLSIRPQVVVANKFDILEDESQFEKFKVELEGRGYTVFKMSAATRQGIDDVIAYVSKMLKEVEDIELVSEEEMYRPELDIGTEEELNIDVEDGVYVVTGKALRRIMYSVNFDDMESLQYFQKAMESQGVFDRLREMGIEDGDIVRIYELEFEFYN; this comes from the coding sequence TTGTTTATAGATAAAGCGAGAATATTTGTTAAAGCTGGAAATGGTGGAAATGGTTCGGTAGCATTTAGAAAAGAAAAATACGTTCCAGCTGGTGGGCCAGATGGTGGAGATGGTGGTCGTGGAGCGAGCATCATATTTGAAGTTGATTTAGGTCTTAGAACGTTAATGGACTTTAAATACCAGAAAAAATATCAAGCTCAACACGGTGGCGATGGTAGCAAAGGTAAACGAGCTGGTAAAAATGGAGAAAGCTTAATATTAAAAGTACCAGCAGGTACAGTAATAAGAGATGAAGCTACAGGTCTTGTATTAGCAGATTTAAAGAAAGAAGGAGATACAGCCGTAGTTGCAAAAGGTGGTATAGGTGGTAAAGGTAATCAACACTTTGCAAATGCAGTAAGACAAGCTCCAGCTTTTGCAAAGTCTGGTACAGATGGAGAAGAAAGATGGATAACTCTTGAACTTAAAATGATAGCAGATGTAGGTCTTTTAGGATTTCCAAATGTAGGTAAGTCAACATTTTTATCAGTTGTAACTAAAGCTAAGCCAAAAATTGCAAACTATCATTTTACAACATTGACACCAAATTTAGGTGTTGTTCAAACTAAGTTTGGAGATAGTTTTGTACTTGCTGATATACCTGGAATTATAGAGGGTGCTTCTGAAGGTATAGGATTAGGTCATGAATTCTTAAGACATGTTGAGAGAACTAAGGTATTGATACATATTGTAGATATATCTGGACTAGAAGGTAGAGACCCAATTGAGGATTTTGACAAAATAAATGATGAGCTTAAATTATATAATGAGAAGCTTTCAATAAGACCTCAGGTTGTAGTTGCAAATAAATTTGATATATTGGAAGATGAAAGTCAATTTGAGAAATTTAAGGTTGAATTAGAAGGTAGAGGATATACAGTATTTAAGATGTCTGCGGCAACTCGTCAAGGAATAGATGATGTAATTGCCTACGTTTCTAAAATGTTAAAAGAAGTAGAAGATATAGAATTAGTTTCAGAAGAAGAAATGTATAGACCAGAACTTGATATTGGAACAGAAGAAGAATTGAACATAGATGTTGAAGATGGTGTATATGTAGTTACAGGTAAGGCACTTAGAAGAATAATGTATTCTGTAAATTTTGATGATATGGAATCACTTCAATATTTCCAAAAAGCTATGGAAAGTCAAGGTGTATTTGATAGGCTTAGAGAGATGGGAATTGAAGATGGAGATATAGTTAGAATTTATGAATTGGAATTTGAATTTTACAATTAA
- the rpmA gene encoding 50S ribosomal protein L27 — translation MLNMNLQLLASKKGVGSSKNGRDSISKRLGVKRFDGQLVTAGSIIVRQRGTKIHPGTNVGKGSDDTLFALVDGTVKFERKDKKRKKVSIYPVAIAE, via the coding sequence ATGTTAAACATGAATTTACAATTATTAGCATCTAAAAAAGGGGTAGGTTCTTCTAAAAATGGTAGAGATTCTATATCTAAAAGATTAGGTGTTAAAAGATTCGATGGGCAATTAGTAACTGCTGGAAGTATAATAGTTAGACAAAGAGGAACTAAAATACATCCAGGAACTAATGTTGGAAAAGGTAGCGATGATACTTTATTTGCATTAGTTGATGGTACTGTTAAATTCGAAAGAAAAGACAAGAAGAGAAAAAAAGTTAGTATATATCCAGTAGCGATAGCTGAGTAA
- a CDS encoding ribosomal-processing cysteine protease Prp: MIKVKYYYNDDFLLQGFCLKGHADFAEIGYDIVCAAVTSNAIAVINSLDKLQKIEFEKVVGEEGHIECMVKDTYLKDAQLLLNHFQLAVEEIKREYPKNIKILKK; this comes from the coding sequence ATGATAAAGGTTAAATATTATTATAATGATGATTTCTTGTTGCAAGGTTTTTGTTTAAAGGGACATGCTGATTTTGCTGAAATAGGCTATGATATAGTATGTGCTGCAGTTACATCTAATGCTATCGCAGTTATAAACTCTTTAGACAAGTTACAAAAGATTGAATTTGAAAAAGTAGTAGGAGAAGAAGGGCATATAGAATGTATGGTTAAAGATACATATCTAAAAGATGCACAGTTATTACTAAATCACTTTCAATTAGCGGTTGAAGAAATTAAACGGGAATACCCAAAAAATATAAAAATTTTAAAAAAGTAG
- the rplU gene encoding 50S ribosomal protein L21, producing MYAIVKTGGKQYKVSEGDVLFVEKLEANAGDVVTLNEVLACSKDGELKLGSPVVEGASVQAKVVEQGKAKKVIVFKYKAKKDYRRKQGHRQSYTKIVVEKINA from the coding sequence ATGTACGCTATAGTAAAAACTGGTGGAAAGCAATATAAAGTTTCTGAAGGTGATGTATTATTCGTTGAAAAGTTAGAAGCTAACGCAGGTGATGTTGTTACTTTAAACGAAGTATTAGCTTGCTCTAAAGATGGAGAATTAAAATTAGGTTCTCCAGTAGTAGAAGGAGCATCTGTTCAAGCAAAAGTTGTTGAACAAGGTAAAGCTAAGAAAGTTATAGTTTTCAAGTATAAAGCAAAAAAAGATTACAGAAGAAAGCAAGGACATCGTCAATCATACACTAAGATAGTTGTAGAAAAAATCAATGCTTAG
- a CDS encoding Rne/Rng family ribonuclease, translated as MKKIVIESLTGSQKTAVLEDGKLVELFVEDNLNKKTVSNIYRGIVKKVIPGIEACFVDIGFKKLAYLQLKKESTIKSGQDILVQVNKEEIGTKGAKLNTEISISGRYIVYIPSNDRTTISNKITDERERFRLKKITKAVNKENLGLIIRTEAQGCTHDEIKKDIEELKLKYDNILKEYKLGIGPKLLYKSLDFATKYVKDNVNDEIESIITNSYDKYCELKPILKLINNDYIDKLCLEENKDVFDLYRIESQIEKLLNEKVWLKSGGYLIIEKTEALTVIDVNTGKFVGTGKLDETVYKTNIEAAKEIVRQLRIRDIAGIIIIDFIDMYKKKYQNEVLHILEEEFTKDKRKAEVLGMTKLGLVEVARRREKESVDKYYLMACPCCDGTKTIKSIHHIVDSIEKEIMRISEHTVYKNIIIEFNDFVFKQIKEDYMDIIDKIGEKYNMKISLKANSALKHNKTNVIFDKIVDNKM; from the coding sequence GTGAAGAAGATAGTCATTGAGTCCTTAACAGGGTCTCAGAAAACAGCAGTGCTTGAAGATGGAAAGTTAGTAGAACTTTTTGTTGAAGATAATTTAAATAAAAAAACTGTATCCAATATATATCGTGGAATTGTAAAAAAAGTTATACCAGGAATAGAAGCATGTTTTGTAGATATTGGATTTAAGAAACTTGCTTATTTACAGTTAAAAAAAGAAAGTACCATAAAATCTGGTCAAGATATTTTGGTTCAAGTAAATAAGGAAGAAATTGGTACTAAGGGTGCGAAATTAAATACTGAAATTAGTATTTCTGGAAGGTATATTGTCTACATACCTTCCAATGACAGAACCACTATATCAAATAAAATTACTGATGAAAGAGAAAGATTTAGATTAAAAAAAATTACTAAAGCAGTGAATAAAGAAAATTTGGGATTAATAATAAGAACTGAAGCCCAAGGATGTACTCATGATGAAATAAAAAAAGATATAGAAGAGTTAAAATTAAAGTATGATAATATTTTAAAAGAATATAAGCTTGGTATAGGACCAAAGTTATTATATAAGTCCTTAGATTTTGCAACTAAATATGTAAAAGATAATGTAAATGATGAGATTGAGTCTATAATTACCAATAGTTATGATAAATATTGTGAATTAAAACCTATTTTGAAGCTTATAAATAATGATTATATTGATAAATTATGCCTTGAAGAAAATAAAGATGTATTTGATTTATATAGAATAGAATCTCAGATAGAAAAATTATTAAATGAAAAAGTATGGTTAAAGAGTGGTGGTTATTTAATAATAGAAAAGACAGAAGCTCTTACAGTTATAGATGTAAATACAGGTAAGTTTGTTGGAACTGGTAAACTTGATGAGACTGTTTATAAAACAAATATTGAAGCTGCAAAGGAAATTGTAAGACAGCTTAGAATTAGAGATATAGCTGGAATAATAATAATTGATTTTATTGATATGTATAAAAAGAAGTATCAAAATGAAGTCTTACACATATTAGAAGAAGAGTTTACTAAAGATAAGAGAAAAGCTGAAGTGTTAGGAATGACAAAGCTTGGATTAGTAGAAGTTGCAAGACGAAGAGAAAAAGAGTCAGTGGATAAGTATTATTTAATGGCTTGCCCATGTTGTGATGGAACAAAAACTATAAAATCTATACATCATATAGTAGATAGTATCGAAAAAGAAATTATGAGAATAAGTGAGCATACAGTTTACAAAAACATAATAATAGAATTCAATGATTTTGTTTTTAAACAAATAAAAGAAGATTATATGGATATAATTGATAAAATTGGTGAAAAATATAATATGAAAATTTCTTTAAAGGCAAACAGTGCATTAAAACACAACAAAACAAATGTTATTTTTGATAAAATAGTTGACAATAAAATGTAA
- a CDS encoding TIGR03936 family radical SAM-associated protein, whose amino-acid sequence MSKIMRVKFKKEGDMIYISHLDLQRLLQRAFRRAEINLSHSQGFNPHPKMSYGNALALGTESQGEYVDIEIEDDLSVDEFLGKVSVQLPEGIEFMKAKEIDRQTPSLSSVIDYGEYLFNIDLKRPLTKEFVKRKVIDFMNNKEIIITKKNKKGKMVEVDIRPMIRTFDVLNLEDDHITLTATIATGSKTNLNTNILIPKMLEMFELDIDPLEVDILRRDLYVLEDGELVTPM is encoded by the coding sequence ATGAGTAAAATAATGAGAGTCAAATTTAAAAAAGAAGGTGATATGATATATATATCACATCTTGACCTTCAAAGATTATTACAAAGAGCATTTAGGAGAGCTGAAATAAATTTATCACATTCTCAAGGGTTTAACCCTCATCCTAAGATGAGTTATGGTAATGCTTTAGCATTAGGAACAGAAAGTCAAGGCGAGTATGTGGATATTGAGATAGAAGATGATTTATCAGTAGATGAGTTTTTAGGTAAAGTGTCAGTTCAGCTTCCAGAGGGGATAGAATTTATGAAAGCAAAGGAAATTGATAGACAGACACCTTCTCTTTCTTCTGTGATAGATTATGGAGAGTATCTGTTTAACATAGATTTAAAAAGACCTTTGACTAAAGAATTTGTAAAAAGAAAAGTAATTGACTTTATGAATAATAAAGAAATAATCATAACAAAAAAGAATAAAAAAGGAAAAATGGTTGAAGTTGATATAAGACCTATGATAAGAACTTTTGATGTTTTAAATTTAGAAGATGACCACATCACTCTTACTGCTACTATAGCTACAGGTTCAAAAACTAATTTAAATACTAATATACTTATTCCTAAAATGTTAGAGATGTTTGAACTGGATATTGACCCATTAGAAGTTGATATATTGAGAAGAGATTTATATGTATTAGAAGATGGGGAATTAGTGACTCCTATGTAA
- a CDS encoding TIGR03960 family B12-binding radical SAM protein — MNKVDLKKILKKVEKPARYLGNEINSIHKDTSNSELIRYAHCFPDLYEVGMSHLGSHILYDVINKSEDVFCERVYSPAVDMENIMREKSIPLFALESREPITNFDFVTFTLQYELSYTNILNILDLANIPILKEERKLEDPFIMVGGPCAYNSEPLADFVDIVILGEGEEVNLEVVNEYKEWKKNKTTRDDFLYRISSIEGVYIPSFYDVKYNEDGTVQSVTSNREGITKSPTKRIIKDVETVDYPEKLIVPYIDTVHDRIVLELFRGCTRGCRFCQAGMIYRPIREKSVERLKEILDKLVKNTGYDEISLSSLSTSDYSKLSELTDYLVDEYASNNIGISLPSLRLDNFSMEIADKIQQVRKSGLTFAPEAGTQRLRDVINKGVTEEDLENATERAFEMGWNSVKLYFMIGLPTETYDDLDGIAKLAYKVIDIYRKVNGGKLKRSFGVTVSTSTFVPKPFTPFQWHGQDTTEEVVDKQRHLVNKLRNNNIKYNYHDSKTSLMEAVVARGDRKIGKVIYDAFKLGAKFDGWAEHFSLDIWKEAMEKNNLSIDFYAHRNREYEEVFPWDHIDVGVSKKFLIREDENAKKEKITSDCRHNCNGCGINIHDIGRGLC, encoded by the coding sequence ATGAATAAAGTAGACTTGAAAAAAATCTTAAAAAAAGTAGAAAAGCCTGCTAGATATCTTGGGAATGAAATAAACTCAATTCACAAAGATACTAGTAATAGCGAATTGATAAGGTATGCACATTGCTTTCCAGACCTATATGAAGTTGGTATGAGTCATCTAGGAAGCCATATATTATATGATGTAATAAATAAAAGTGAAGATGTATTTTGTGAGAGAGTATATTCTCCTGCTGTTGACATGGAAAATATAATGAGAGAAAAAAGTATACCATTATTTGCATTAGAGTCAAGAGAGCCTATAACAAACTTTGATTTTGTTACTTTTACACTTCAATATGAACTTTCATACACTAATATCTTAAATATATTAGATTTAGCTAATATACCAATATTAAAAGAAGAAAGAAAATTGGAAGACCCATTTATAATGGTTGGTGGTCCTTGTGCTTATAATTCTGAACCTTTAGCAGATTTTGTAGATATAGTAATATTAGGTGAAGGTGAAGAAGTTAACTTAGAAGTAGTAAATGAGTATAAAGAGTGGAAGAAAAATAAAACAACTAGAGACGATTTTTTATACAGAATATCAAGTATAGAAGGGGTATACATACCAAGTTTTTATGATGTTAAATACAATGAAGATGGTACAGTTCAAAGTGTAACTTCTAATAGAGAAGGGATTACTAAGAGTCCTACTAAGAGGATAATAAAGGATGTTGAAACTGTAGATTATCCAGAAAAATTAATAGTACCTTATATAGATACTGTCCATGATAGAATAGTGTTAGAATTGTTTAGAGGCTGTACAAGAGGCTGTAGATTTTGTCAAGCTGGTATGATATACAGACCAATAAGAGAAAAGAGTGTTGAAAGACTTAAAGAGATACTTGACAAATTAGTTAAGAATACTGGATATGATGAAATATCATTATCATCACTTAGTACAAGTGATTATAGTAAGTTGTCTGAGCTTACTGATTATTTAGTAGACGAGTATGCATCTAATAATATAGGAATTTCACTTCCATCGCTTAGACTGGACAATTTCTCAATGGAAATTGCTGATAAAATACAACAAGTAAGAAAATCTGGACTTACTTTTGCTCCAGAGGCAGGAACTCAGAGACTTAGAGACGTTATAAATAAAGGTGTTACAGAAGAAGACTTAGAAAATGCAACAGAAAGAGCTTTTGAAATGGGATGGAATAGTGTTAAACTATATTTTATGATTGGATTGCCAACTGAGACTTATGATGATTTAGATGGAATAGCTAAGTTAGCTTATAAAGTTATTGATATTTATAGAAAAGTAAATGGAGGGAAGCTAAAAAGAAGTTTTGGTGTTACAGTAAGTACATCTACATTTGTACCAAAACCATTTACACCTTTCCAATGGCATGGTCAAGATACAACAGAAGAAGTAGTTGATAAGCAAAGACATTTAGTCAATAAATTGAGAAATAACAATATAAAATACAACTACCATGATTCAAAAACTAGCTTAATGGAAGCTGTAGTAGCTAGAGGAGATAGAAAAATAGGAAAGGTTATATATGATGCATTTAAATTAGGTGCAAAATTTGATGGCTGGGCAGAACACTTTAGTTTAGATATATGGAAGGAAGCTATGGAAAAAAACAATCTTTCTATAGATTTTTATGCACATAGAAATAGAGAATATGAAGAGGTATTCCCTTGGGACCATATAGATGTAGGTGTAAGTAAAAAATTCTTGATTAGAGAAGATGAAAATGCTAAAAAAGAAAAAATCACTTCTGATTGCAGACATAATTGTAATGGTTGTGGAATAAATATACATGATATAGGAAGGGGGCTTTGTTAA
- a CDS encoding FprA family A-type flavoprotein — MSKVFEVKKDIYFTGVVDEGLKVFDIIMETEFGTTYNSYLIKDEKTVLFDTVKANFKDEFLSNLSEVTDIAKIDYVVVHHTEPDHAGSLKYLLDLNPNIEVYCTKAAKLYLDGQINRPFNCHVIKDGEVLNIGKRNLKFITAPFLHWVDTMFTYIEEEKTLLTCDAFGCHFASVDAEVVNSEDYLKSAKHYYNCIVKPFAKHVLSAVDKVVGMNIEFDTILTSHGPMLTKDPMAAVKRYVEWSTEAINTTNQNQVSIFYLSAYSNTLEMAKKIKEGLDKEGAKAELYDLEDMTLTEMHDTLVVSKVILLGSPTINKTMVKPMWDLFSVIDPMANQGKIAGVFGSFGWSGEGITMAETLLKAMTFKMPVESLKKKFFPSEETLKECMEFGAEFAKLVK; from the coding sequence ATGAGTAAAGTTTTTGAAGTAAAAAAAGATATCTACTTTACTGGTGTAGTAGATGAAGGTTTAAAAGTATTCGACATAATAATGGAAACAGAGTTTGGGACAACTTATAATTCTTACTTAATAAAGGACGAAAAAACGGTTTTATTTGACACAGTAAAAGCAAATTTTAAGGATGAATTTTTAAGTAATTTATCAGAAGTTACTGATATAGCTAAGATTGACTATGTTGTAGTCCATCACACAGAGCCAGACCATGCAGGTAGCTTAAAGTACTTATTAGATTTAAATCCTAATATAGAAGTTTATTGTACTAAAGCTGCTAAATTATACTTAGATGGTCAAATAAATAGACCTTTTAATTGTCATGTAATAAAAGATGGTGAAGTTTTAAATATTGGTAAGAGAAATCTTAAATTTATAACTGCTCCATTTTTACATTGGGTTGATACAATGTTTACTTACATTGAAGAGGAGAAGACGCTTTTAACTTGTGACGCATTTGGTTGCCATTTTGCAAGTGTTGATGCGGAAGTGGTAAACAGTGAAGATTATCTAAAATCAGCTAAACATTACTACAATTGCATAGTTAAACCATTTGCTAAGCATGTGTTGAGTGCTGTAGACAAGGTTGTAGGAATGAACATAGAGTTTGATACTATATTGACTTCTCATGGTCCAATGCTTACTAAAGACCCAATGGCTGCTGTAAAGAGATATGTCGAGTGGTCTACAGAAGCTATTAATACAACTAACCAAAATCAAGTTTCTATATTCTACTTATCAGCTTATAGCAATACTTTAGAAATGGCTAAAAAGATAAAAGAAGGACTTGATAAAGAAGGTGCAAAAGCTGAATTATATGATTTAGAAGATATGACATTAACAGAAATGCATGACACATTAGTAGTATCAAAAGTAATACTATTAGGTTCTCCAACTATAAACAAAACAATGGTTAAACCTATGTGGGATTTATTCTCTGTTATAGACCCAATGGCTAATCAAGGCAAGATAGCAGGGGTATTTGGTTCATTTGGTTGGAGTGGTGAAGGTATAACTATGGCTGAAACTTTACTTAAAGCTATGACATTCAAAATGCCTGTAGAATCTCTTAAGAAAAAATTCTTCCCTAGTGAAGAAACATTAAAAGAATGTATGGAATTTGGTGCAGAATTTGCAAAATTAGTTAAATAG
- a CDS encoding methylglyoxal synthase produces MNIALVAHDQMKNTMVGFCIGYESILKKYGLYATGTTGKRIMDETELKITRLASGPLGGDQQIGSLIVTQEIDLVIFLRDPLTSQAHETDIQALIRLCDVYHVPIATNLASAEIFIKALDRGELSWREVRKNKSQRV; encoded by the coding sequence ATGAATATAGCATTAGTAGCACATGACCAAATGAAAAATACTATGGTCGGATTCTGTATAGGTTATGAATCAATTTTAAAAAAGTATGGACTATATGCAACTGGGACTACAGGAAAAAGAATAATGGATGAAACTGAATTAAAGATTACTAGACTGGCATCTGGACCTTTAGGTGGAGACCAACAAATAGGCTCTTTAATAGTAACACAGGAGATAGACTTAGTTATTTTTTTGAGAGACCCACTTACATCTCAAGCTCATGAAACAGATATACAAGCCTTGATAAGACTTTGTGATGTCTATCATGTTCCAATAGCTACAAACCTAGCTTCTGCTGAAATATTTATAAAAGCTCTTGATAGGGGAGAACTATCATGGCGAGAAGTTAGGAAGAATAAAAGTCAGCGTGTTTAA
- the rodA gene encoding rod shape-determining protein RodA: MKKININYKSTIKLIKQLDWKLIVTVLAIFIFGLVILSSATHANSTGSYNQLVKQGLAFVLGIGMIIVILFFDYNLLGRYYKALYIISLVLLAVVLLPGIGTEKGGARSWINLGPLDLQTSEIVKLTFVLSYAKILETKKDKLNTLKEVIPVVVYSLPFIGLLLAQPDLGTGIVFCCMVFAMLFTAGLSSKLIKRGIIILLVSMPLMYLMMADHQKVRIEAFLNPEDVTLKGNYQVMQSLIAIGSGGITGKGLYNGSQNQEDFLPVQDSDFIFAVVGEELGVIGMAVLIILFAIFLLRILAIARDAKDFYGTLIVVGVMGMFAYQIIQNIAMTVALIPVTGVTLPFVSYGGSSLLTSLANLGLVLNVCMRRKKINF; encoded by the coding sequence TTGAAAAAAATCAATATTAATTATAAGTCGACAATTAAGTTGATAAAACAGTTAGACTGGAAACTTATAGTTACAGTATTAGCTATCTTTATTTTTGGACTTGTTATACTTAGTAGTGCAACACATGCTAATTCTACAGGTTCATATAATCAATTAGTTAAGCAAGGACTAGCTTTTGTGCTTGGAATAGGAATGATTATAGTCATACTATTTTTTGATTATAATCTTCTAGGAAGGTACTATAAAGCTCTTTATATAATAAGCCTTGTTTTATTAGCTGTAGTTTTATTACCTGGAATTGGTACCGAAAAAGGTGGTGCAAGGTCCTGGATTAACTTAGGTCCACTTGATTTACAGACCTCTGAAATAGTAAAATTAACATTTGTACTTAGTTATGCAAAGATACTTGAGACAAAGAAGGATAAATTAAATACATTAAAAGAGGTTATACCTGTTGTAGTTTATTCTCTTCCATTTATTGGATTACTACTTGCTCAACCAGACCTAGGTACAGGAATTGTATTTTGTTGTATGGTATTTGCAATGCTATTTACAGCAGGTCTTAGTTCTAAGCTAATAAAAAGAGGAATAATAATACTATTGGTATCAATGCCATTGATGTACTTAATGATGGCAGACCATCAAAAAGTAAGAATAGAAGCCTTCCTAAATCCAGAAGATGTAACCTTGAAAGGAAACTATCAGGTTATGCAATCTTTGATAGCAATAGGCTCAGGTGGTATAACTGGAAAAGGTCTGTATAATGGAAGTCAAAACCAAGAAGATTTCTTACCAGTACAAGACAGTGACTTTATATTCGCTGTTGTGGGTGAAGAACTTGGTGTAATAGGAATGGCAGTGCTTATAATATTATTCGCAATATTTCTATTACGGATTTTAGCAATTGCAAGAGATGCTAAGGACTTTTATGGGACCCTCATCGTAGTTGGTGTTATGGGTATGTTCGCTTACCAGATAATCCAAAATATTGCTATGACAGTTGCGTTAATTCCAGTAACAGGAGTAACATTACCTTTTGTAAGTTATGGAGGAAGTTCACTATTAACATCCTTAGCCAATTTAGGATTGGTACTAAATGTGTGTATGAGAAGAAAGAAAATAAATTTCTAA
- the minE gene encoding cell division topological specificity factor MinE, which translates to MLDLFRVFSNEAKTSKSVAKERLKLVLVHDRVDCSPQLLEMIKTDILKVIANYAEIEEDGLEIKMSKCRGEHEDKPVSALVANIPLKNIKDRCM; encoded by the coding sequence GTGTTAGATTTATTTAGAGTTTTTTCTAACGAGGCTAAAACTAGTAAATCTGTTGCTAAAGAGAGGTTAAAATTAGTTTTAGTTCATGATAGAGTAGATTGTTCACCACAACTTTTAGAGATGATAAAAACAGATATTTTAAAAGTAATAGCCAACTATGCAGAAATAGAAGAAGATGGCCTTGAAATAAAAATGTCTAAATGTAGAGGTGAGCATGAAGACAAACCTGTATCTGCATTAGTTGCTAATATACCATTAAAGAATATTAAAGATAGATGTATGTAA
- the minD gene encoding septum site-determining protein MinD, whose translation MSEVIVITSGKGGVGKTTTAANLGTALSLENKKTVVVDADIGLRNLDVVMGLENRIVYDIVDVVEGTCRLKQALIKDKRFDNLYLLPAAQTRDKNAVSVEQMVDLCEKLKESFEYIIIDCPAGIEQGFKNAIAGADRAIVVTNPEISAVRDADRIIGLLEANEIKEIRLVINRIRNDMVKRGDMMDKQDIIEILAIDLLGLVPDDESIIISTNKGEPAILDSKSLAGQAYKNIAKRILNEEVPLLELEVEDGFFGRLKKMFSMAK comes from the coding sequence ATGAGCGAAGTTATAGTTATAACATCCGGTAAAGGTGGGGTTGGAAAAACTACTACCGCAGCAAACTTAGGAACTGCGCTAAGCCTAGAAAATAAAAAAACTGTAGTTGTAGATGCAGATATTGGACTTAGAAATTTAGATGTAGTAATGGGTCTTGAAAATCGAATAGTTTATGACATAGTAGATGTTGTTGAAGGTACTTGTAGGCTTAAGCAAGCTCTAATAAAAGACAAAAGATTTGATAATCTATATTTATTACCAGCAGCACAAACTAGAGATAAAAATGCTGTATCAGTTGAGCAAATGGTTGACCTATGTGAAAAATTAAAAGAATCTTTCGAGTATATAATAATAGACTGCCCAGCAGGTATTGAACAAGGATTTAAAAATGCAATAGCAGGTGCAGATAGAGCTATTGTGGTTACAAATCCAGAAATATCAGCAGTAAGAGATGCAGATAGAATAATAGGTCTATTAGAAGCAAATGAAATAAAAGAAATAAGATTAGTTATAAATAGAATTAGAAATGACATGGTTAAGCGTGGAGACATGATGGATAAACAAGATATAATAGAAATACTAGCAATAGATTTATTAGGTCTTGTTCCTGATGATGAAAGTATAATTATATCAACAAATAAAGGTGAGCCAGCAATACTTGATTCAAAATCTCTTGCTGGTCAAGCATACAAAAATATCGCAAAAAGGATACTAAATGAAGAAGTTCCTCTACTTGAACTTGAAGTTGAAGATGGATTCTTTGGTAGACTAAAAAAAATGTTTAGCATGGCTAAGTAG